A region from the Benincasa hispida cultivar B227 chromosome 12, ASM972705v1, whole genome shotgun sequence genome encodes:
- the LOC120068359 gene encoding pEARLI1-like lipid transfer protein 1 translates to MASKATVSLSYLLALNLLFFSFVSAQDDRKCPIDALKLGVCAKLLGGVVDVQIGKTSCCPLIQGLADLDAAVCLCTSLRANVLGVRLNIPVDLSLILNGCNRNIAKGFEC, encoded by the coding sequence ATGGCTTCCAAAGCTACCGTCTCTCTCTCATATCTCCTCGCTCtcaatctccttttcttctccttcgtcTCCGCTCAAGATGACCGAAAGTGCCCAATAGATGCTCTTAAGCTCGGTGTTTGTGCGAAATTGCTCGGCGGTGTTGTCGATGTTCAGATCGGCAAGACTTCTTGCTGCCCTCTGATCCAAGGGCTTGCTGATCTTGATGCTGCTGTGTGCCTATGCACTTCTCTTAGAGCCAATGTGTTGGGAGTGAGACTCAACATCCCCGTCGACCTCTCCCTGATTCTCAATGGCTGCAATAGGAATATTGCAAAGGGCTTCGAATGCTAA